In the genome of Burkholderia sp. WP9, one region contains:
- a CDS encoding 3'-5' exoribonuclease, producing the protein MSAQRPRSPWKTRYFLDTEFTSFEDCHLISIGIVGEDGREFYAERTDFDQNACSDFTKTVVLPQLGQFLGRSIPLQQLRDELRAWFEAVPSKPKPVLSYDYQGDYDLLEQTLGGGLPAGWRHENIAMKVDAARLAAYVAEHGGEHHALFDARANAHAFR; encoded by the coding sequence ATGAGCGCTCAGAGGCCACGCAGTCCTTGGAAAACCCGCTATTTCCTCGATACCGAGTTCACGAGCTTCGAAGACTGCCACCTCATCAGCATCGGCATCGTGGGCGAGGATGGACGCGAGTTTTACGCGGAACGGACCGATTTCGACCAGAACGCGTGCAGCGACTTCACGAAAACCGTGGTTCTGCCCCAGCTGGGACAGTTTTTGGGGCGCTCGATACCGCTTCAGCAGCTTCGCGACGAGCTGCGCGCATGGTTTGAGGCCGTACCCAGCAAGCCTAAGCCCGTGCTGTCCTATGACTACCAGGGCGATTACGATCTGCTGGAGCAAACGCTGGGCGGAGGCCTCCCAGCTGGATGGCGCCACGAAAATATCGCCATGAAGGTCGACGCGGCGCGCTTGGCGGCGTATGTGGCTGAGCATGGTGGGGAACATCACGCTCTGTTCGATGCGCGCGCCAATGCTCATGCTTTCCGCTGA